A single Myxococcales bacterium DNA region contains:
- a CDS encoding amidase has product MSSPDYDRHDALGLAELVRTRAVHPRELVDRAIARIERGNPRLNAVIHTMYAAARKQADAVDVTSAAPFVGVPFLAKDLLATWAGEPQASGSRLTGAWVAPHDSELTKRFRASGVITLGKTSTPEFGIVPVTEPERFGPTRNPWNLERTCGGSSGGSAAAVAAGFVPMASGGDGGGSIRIPSSCCGLFGLKPTRGRTPLGPDVGEAWQGCAIEHVLTRSVRDSAAMLDATHGEDAGAPYAAPPPARRFLEEVGAPPGRLKIAFTRTALLPAEVDPACVRAVEDAAALLTELGHDVVEDHPQFDAEQMAVDFLTMLVGEVAADVAGWEATLGRTARVGDLEKETAVLVRMGHAVPAVEFALAVRRLRMVARHVAPLFARYDAFLTPTLAQPPLAIGALKPKASEAVVLRMAQRLPIGKLLHKLGALDQMAARAWAFTPFTAVWNVTGQPACSVPLHWHEGLPIGVQLVGRFGDEATLLRLASQLEVARPWADRRPPGA; this is encoded by the coding sequence ATGTCCTCGCCCGACTACGATCGCCACGACGCGCTCGGCCTCGCCGAGCTGGTGCGCACGCGCGCGGTGCACCCGCGCGAGCTGGTCGATCGCGCGATCGCGCGGATCGAGCGCGGCAACCCGCGCCTCAACGCCGTGATCCACACGATGTACGCCGCCGCGCGCAAGCAGGCCGACGCGGTCGACGTGACCAGCGCCGCGCCGTTCGTCGGCGTGCCGTTCCTGGCCAAGGACCTGCTGGCGACCTGGGCCGGCGAGCCGCAGGCCTCGGGCTCGCGCCTGACCGGCGCCTGGGTCGCGCCCCACGACAGCGAGCTGACCAAGCGGTTCCGCGCGTCGGGCGTGATCACCCTCGGCAAGACCAGCACGCCCGAGTTCGGGATCGTGCCGGTGACCGAGCCCGAGCGGTTCGGGCCGACCCGCAACCCGTGGAACCTCGAGCGCACGTGCGGCGGCTCGAGCGGCGGCTCGGCCGCGGCGGTCGCGGCCGGGTTCGTGCCGATGGCGTCGGGCGGCGACGGCGGCGGCTCGATCCGGATCCCGTCGTCGTGCTGCGGCCTGTTCGGGCTCAAGCCGACCCGCGGTCGCACGCCGCTGGGCCCCGACGTCGGCGAGGCCTGGCAGGGCTGCGCGATCGAGCACGTGCTCACGCGCAGCGTCCGCGACTCGGCGGCGATGCTCGACGCCACCCACGGCGAGGACGCCGGCGCCCCGTACGCGGCGCCGCCACCGGCGCGGCGCTTCCTCGAGGAGGTCGGCGCGCCGCCCGGCCGCCTCAAGATCGCGTTCACGCGCACGGCGCTGTTGCCGGCCGAGGTCGATCCGGCGTGCGTGCGCGCGGTCGAGGACGCGGCGGCGCTGCTCACCGAGCTCGGCCACGACGTGGTCGAGGATCACCCGCAGTTCGACGCCGAGCAGATGGCGGTCGACTTCCTGACGATGCTGGTGGGCGAGGTCGCGGCCGACGTCGCCGGCTGGGAGGCCACGCTCGGGCGCACGGCCCGGGTCGGCGATCTCGAGAAGGAGACCGCGGTGCTGGTGCGCATGGGCCACGCGGTGCCGGCGGTCGAGTTCGCGCTCGCGGTCCGGCGGCTGCGGATGGTGGCCCGCCACGTCGCGCCGCTGTTCGCCCGGTACGACGCGTTCTTGACGCCGACCCTGGCGCAGCCGCCGCTGGCGATCGGCGCCCTCAAGCCCAAGGCGTCCGAGGCGGTGGTGCTGCGCATGGCCCAGCGCCTGCCGATCGGCAAGCTGCTGCACAAGCTCGGCGCGCTCGATCAGATGGCCGCGCGCGCGTGGGCGTTCACGCCGTTCACCGCGGTCTGGAACGTGACCGGCCAGCCGGCGTGCAGCGTGCCGCTGCACTGGCACGAGGGCCTGCCGATCGGCGTGCAGCTGGTCGGGCGCTTCGGCGACGAGGCGACGCTCTTGCGGCTGGCGTCGCAGCTCGAGGTCGCGCGGCCGTGGGCCGACCGTCGGCCGCCGGGGGCGTGA
- a CDS encoding flippase-like domain-containing protein produces the protein MTPGARHLILFGCSFLALTIGGVAVALWRAPIGWHELAAVAELAPAAIAVVVAGTLATYLADVVRYRAVGRAIAVTVPWRAALDTSVANFFFSWLTPGSTFGVPATIYMLGRRGVPWDATVAIAFAKAFTGVAVLVVVALAMVALGLGPRYDGRLVATVVFGGAVFTALCAALVLAAVRPRPAQRVVARVFGWLGRRARGAHWVEAAERVTHDAVDRLARLRTGGAAPLARLALAHVAFFGATTAAGVALMTAFGGAVDVATVCAVVVYLAFTYLAPTPGGAGFAEAMAVPFFGPLVADGQAVAFVLCFRGLTLYVQIVFAAPYMLIVGGVGEILARAARRRSPDG, from the coding sequence GTGACGCCAGGCGCGCGCCACCTGATCCTGTTCGGCTGCTCGTTCCTGGCGCTCACGATCGGCGGCGTCGCGGTGGCGCTGTGGCGCGCGCCGATCGGCTGGCACGAGCTGGCCGCGGTCGCCGAGCTGGCGCCCGCGGCGATCGCGGTGGTCGTCGCCGGCACGCTCGCGACCTACCTCGCCGACGTGGTCCGCTACCGCGCGGTCGGGCGGGCGATCGCCGTGACCGTGCCGTGGCGGGCCGCCCTCGACACCAGCGTCGCCAACTTCTTCTTCTCGTGGCTGACCCCGGGCTCGACCTTCGGCGTGCCGGCGACGATCTACATGCTGGGCCGGCGCGGCGTGCCCTGGGACGCGACCGTCGCGATCGCGTTCGCCAAGGCGTTCACCGGCGTCGCCGTGCTGGTGGTGGTCGCCCTGGCGATGGTCGCGCTCGGCCTGGGGCCGCGCTACGACGGCCGCCTGGTCGCGACCGTGGTGTTCGGGGGCGCGGTGTTCACGGCGCTGTGCGCGGCGCTGGTGCTGGCGGCGGTGCGGCCGCGCCCGGCCCAGCGCGTGGTCGCGCGGGTGTTCGGGTGGCTCGGGCGCCGGGCCCGCGGCGCCCACTGGGTCGAGGCCGCCGAGCGCGTCACCCACGACGCGGTCGATCGGCTGGCGCGCTTGCGCACCGGCGGCGCGGCGCCGCTGGCGCGCCTGGCGCTCGCGCACGTGGCGTTCTTCGGCGCGACCACCGCGGCCGGGGTCGCGCTCATGACCGCGTTCGGCGGCGCGGTCGACGTCGCGACGGTGTGCGCGGTGGTCGTCTACCTGGCGTTCACGTACCTGGCCCCGACGCCGGGCGGCGCCGGCTTCGCCGAGGCCATGGCGGTGCCGTTCTTCGGGCCGCTGGTCGCCGACGGCCAGGCGGTCGCGTTCGTGCTGTGCTTCCGCGGGCTGACGCTGTACGTGCAGATCGTGTTCGCGGCGCCGTACATGCTGATCGTCGGCGGGGTCGGCGAGATCCTGGCGCGGGCGGCGCGCCGCCGGAGCCCCGATGGGTGA
- a CDS encoding aldehyde dehydrogenase family protein, producing the protein MIAPAPSSSSSSSGIVPPTVGPEVLQVHAPADGALLGEVPVVSAAGVTAAVGRARSAAASWGALTYAEREVELVRWRRALADAADELAELIHRENGKPRLDALVEVMMALSHLDHAAKRAAKALAPEKVGTGILANFRATVTYHPLGVVGVIGPWNYPIFTPMGSIAYALAAGNAVVFKPSELTPLAGVKFVELAAKALSVPDVLQIVTGAGATGAALCKAGVDKLAFTGSTGTGKKVMAACAETLTPVLMELGGKDPMIVADDADVDAAAEAAVFGALTNTGQACISIERIYVAAPIYDRFVDKVVTEVGKVKVGGDDGHVGAMTSAAQVAIVRAHLEDAARRGAKVLTGGADAIVGNFIQPTVLTDVTDEMLVITEETFGPVIPIIKVATTEEALRRANASRFGLGSSVFGKRGRELADRLKAGMTAVNSVMAFSAITSLPFGGVGDSGFGRIHGDQGIREFARTKATAEQTFALPMNLMSFKLPANTYDRVRGMIKQLYGAGAVAKVKDALGRLL; encoded by the coding sequence ATGATCGCTCCCGCGCCGTCGTCGTCGTCGTCCTCCTCCGGGATCGTGCCGCCCACCGTCGGCCCCGAGGTGCTGCAGGTCCACGCGCCCGCCGACGGCGCGCTGCTGGGCGAGGTGCCGGTCGTCTCGGCCGCCGGCGTCACCGCCGCGGTCGGTCGGGCCCGGTCGGCGGCCGCGTCCTGGGGCGCGCTCACCTACGCCGAGCGCGAGGTCGAGCTGGTGCGCTGGCGCCGGGCGCTGGCCGACGCCGCCGACGAGCTGGCCGAGCTGATCCACCGCGAGAACGGCAAGCCCCGGCTCGACGCGCTGGTCGAGGTGATGATGGCGCTGTCGCACCTCGACCACGCGGCCAAGCGCGCGGCCAAGGCGCTGGCGCCCGAGAAGGTCGGCACCGGCATCCTCGCCAACTTCCGCGCGACCGTCACCTATCACCCGCTGGGCGTGGTCGGCGTCATCGGCCCATGGAACTACCCGATCTTCACGCCGATGGGCTCGATCGCCTACGCGCTCGCGGCCGGCAACGCGGTCGTGTTCAAGCCCAGCGAGCTGACGCCGCTGGCCGGCGTGAAGTTCGTCGAGCTGGCCGCGAAGGCGCTGTCGGTGCCCGACGTGCTGCAGATCGTCACCGGCGCGGGCGCCACCGGCGCGGCCCTGTGCAAGGCCGGGGTCGACAAGCTCGCGTTCACCGGCTCGACCGGGACCGGCAAGAAGGTGATGGCGGCGTGCGCCGAGACGCTGACGCCGGTGCTGATGGAGCTGGGCGGCAAGGATCCGATGATCGTCGCCGACGACGCCGACGTCGACGCCGCCGCCGAGGCCGCGGTGTTCGGCGCGCTGACCAACACCGGCCAGGCCTGCATCTCGATCGAGCGCATCTACGTCGCGGCCCCGATCTACGACCGCTTCGTCGACAAGGTCGTGACCGAGGTCGGCAAGGTCAAGGTCGGCGGCGACGACGGCCACGTCGGCGCGATGACCTCGGCCGCCCAGGTCGCGATCGTCCGGGCCCACCTCGAGGACGCGGCCCGCCGCGGCGCCAAGGTCCTGACCGGCGGCGCCGACGCGATCGTCGGCAACTTCATCCAGCCGACGGTGCTGACCGACGTCACCGACGAGATGCTGGTGATCACCGAGGAGACGTTCGGGCCGGTCATCCCGATCATCAAGGTCGCGACCACCGAGGAGGCGCTCCGGCGCGCCAACGCCAGCCGGTTCGGGCTGGGCTCGTCGGTGTTCGGCAAGCGCGGCCGCGAGCTGGCCGATCGCCTGAAGGCCGGCATGACCGCGGTCAACTCGGTGATGGCGTTCTCGGCGATCACGTCCTTGCCGTTCGGCGGCGTCGGCGACTCCGGCTTCGGCCGCATCCACGGCGACCAGGGCATCCGCGAGTTCGCGCGCACCAAGGCCACCGCCGAGCAGACCTTCGCGCTGCCGATGAACCTGATGTCGTTCAAGCTGCCCGCCAACACCTACGACCGCGTGCGCGGGATGATCAAGCAGCTCTACGGCGCCGGCGCCGTGGCCAAGGTCAAGGACGCCCTCGGCCGCCTGCTCTGA
- a CDS encoding PAS domain-containing protein: protein MEARAAAVDRDRWRLRGLGVLQAVGWGLASMLCGMIHFQIPGVTWAAADLREIAVLLSVVYLRHWAYLLIVAAITAHTTPADGSILSTFAMHAAGAVATWFAYAWLRPRQLRPVAVGAAWAAIVVVYYVAILLPVMVVTNAMVGLLSTAELASAYWVVLRSMPYELLATASVTSLFLVTRAELELRRRAETSLRASEAQLSGILAAAPVGIARVAGNRLVWANQQLASLSGYSVEALASMELATLFGGAQLGPDAATGLELALARHDGTRARVLVSTASVTSPDRADAMVLAILDVSERARLEAHLRRVEKMEALGQLAGGVAHDFNNLLTIVTLQVELMRRQAPALGASLDQVAGAVAQGTALIRQLLAFSRREPRAHQRVTLQQVVPATLEMMRPLLGRSVSVAVALDDDAPGILADPSEIEQVVMNLLVNARDAIDAGDGDQRRITIGVSVDGPAAARAAVLTVGDTGIGMDEATRARVLEPFFTTKPEGQGTGLGLATVHRIVDGGHGRIDIESAPGRGSTFRVTWPAHDDA from the coding sequence GTGGAGGCTCGCGCGGCGGCCGTCGACCGCGACCGCTGGCGGCTGCGTGGGCTCGGGGTGCTCCAGGCCGTCGGCTGGGGCCTGGCGTCGATGCTGTGCGGGATGATCCACTTCCAGATCCCGGGCGTGACCTGGGCCGCCGCCGACCTCCGCGAGATCGCCGTGCTGCTGAGCGTGGTCTACCTCCGGCACTGGGCGTACCTGCTGATCGTCGCCGCGATCACGGCGCACACGACCCCAGCGGACGGCTCGATCCTCTCGACCTTCGCGATGCACGCCGCCGGCGCGGTCGCGACGTGGTTCGCGTACGCGTGGCTGCGCCCGCGCCAGCTGCGCCCGGTGGCGGTCGGGGCCGCCTGGGCCGCGATCGTCGTCGTCTACTACGTCGCGATCCTGTTGCCGGTGATGGTCGTGACCAACGCGATGGTCGGCCTGCTCTCGACCGCGGAGCTGGCGTCGGCGTACTGGGTGGTGCTCCGCTCGATGCCGTACGAGCTGCTCGCCACCGCGTCGGTCACCTCGCTGTTCCTGGTGACCCGGGCCGAGCTCGAGCTGCGCCGACGAGCGGAGACCTCGCTGCGCGCGAGCGAGGCCCAGCTGAGCGGCATCCTCGCGGCCGCGCCGGTCGGGATCGCGCGGGTCGCGGGCAACCGGCTGGTCTGGGCCAACCAGCAGCTCGCGTCGCTCAGCGGCTACTCGGTCGAGGCGCTGGCCTCGATGGAGCTGGCCACGCTTTTCGGCGGCGCGCAGCTCGGCCCCGACGCGGCGACCGGGCTCGAGCTGGCGCTCGCGCGGCACGACGGGACCCGCGCGCGGGTGCTGGTGAGCACCGCGTCGGTGACGTCGCCCGATCGCGCCGACGCGATGGTCCTGGCGATCCTCGACGTCAGCGAGCGGGCGCGGCTCGAGGCGCACCTCCGGCGGGTCGAGAAGATGGAGGCGCTCGGGCAGCTCGCGGGCGGGGTCGCGCACGACTTCAACAACCTGCTCACGATCGTCACCCTGCAGGTCGAGCTGATGCGGCGCCAGGCGCCCGCCCTCGGCGCGTCGCTCGATCAGGTGGCCGGCGCGGTGGCGCAGGGCACCGCGCTGATCCGCCAGCTGCTGGCGTTCAGCCGCCGCGAGCCGCGGGCGCACCAGCGCGTGACGCTGCAGCAGGTCGTCCCGGCGACGCTCGAGATGATGCGGCCGCTGCTCGGGCGCAGCGTCTCGGTCGCGGTCGCGCTCGACGACGACGCGCCCGGCATCCTGGCGGATCCGTCGGAGATCGAGCAGGTCGTGATGAACCTCCTGGTCAACGCGCGCGACGCCATCGACGCCGGGGACGGCGACCAGCGCCGGATCACGATCGGCGTCAGCGTCGACGGCCCGGCCGCGGCCCGCGCCGCCGTGCTCACGGTCGGCGACACCGGGATCGGGATGGACGAGGCCACGCGGGCGCGGGTCCTGGAGCCGTTCTTCACGACCAAGCCCGAGGGCCAGGGGACCGGGCTCGGGCTGGCCACCGTGCACCGGATCGTGGATGGCGGCCACGGGCGGATCGACATCGAGAGCGCGCCGGGGCGCGGCTCGACGTTCCGGGTGACCTGGCCCGCGCACGACGACGCCTGA
- a CDS encoding 1-acyl-sn-glycerol-3-phosphate acyltransferase, giving the protein MGDDDALGRARRDRAAIARQVRRRVGAGAAHRRADDAARIDGYLDELALGYRGWARRAATAALRPLLGAVYTPPGDALDALDALDDRLELTGEVAALTAAARARALILAPTHGANLDALAVGVALVRLGLPPCAYPVGEHLFRNPVVGALMRAVGGFRIERGRTSPRYLAVVTAYLAALIERGVPLVVFPGGTRNRAGTVDARLRLGLIAAATRAAAAAGRPAVVVPLTINHQLVLEAAHLVDYHLRGRGHERVVGDELFVPGRLTATARRLRALDQRTVLGVGAPLAAAGRATPAALAGALVTAYRAGAVFLDTHVLGRALDELRVAAGGPVQPQVAAGAPRRWPRAEVERAVAAVAALIARHPTDGRRWRPHRDPAAIVAGALAAWRAGHPAPIAQATGTSIALIDPRLAWFYGNRTRHVGAPAPGTG; this is encoded by the coding sequence ATGGGTGACGACGACGCGCTGGGGCGTGCGCGCCGCGACCGCGCCGCGATCGCCCGGCAGGTGCGGCGCCGGGTCGGCGCCGGGGCCGCGCACCGCCGCGCCGACGACGCCGCGCGGATCGACGGCTACCTCGACGAGCTGGCGCTCGGCTACCGCGGCTGGGCGCGGCGCGCGGCGACCGCGGCGCTGCGGCCGCTGCTGGGCGCGGTCTACACGCCGCCGGGCGACGCGCTCGACGCGCTCGACGCCCTCGACGATCGGCTCGAGCTGACCGGCGAGGTCGCGGCCCTGACCGCCGCGGCGCGCGCACGCGCGCTGATCCTGGCGCCGACCCACGGCGCCAACCTCGACGCGCTCGCGGTCGGCGTGGCGCTGGTGCGCCTGGGCCTGCCGCCGTGCGCGTACCCGGTCGGCGAGCACCTGTTCCGCAACCCGGTCGTCGGCGCGCTGATGCGCGCGGTCGGCGGCTTCCGGATCGAGCGTGGCCGCACCAGCCCGCGCTACCTCGCGGTCGTGACCGCGTACCTCGCGGCCCTGATCGAGCGCGGCGTGCCGCTGGTGGTGTTCCCGGGCGGCACCCGCAACCGGGCCGGTACCGTCGACGCGCGCCTGCGGCTGGGGCTGATCGCGGCGGCGACGCGGGCCGCGGCCGCGGCCGGGCGGCCGGCCGTGGTGGTGCCGTTGACGATCAACCACCAGCTCGTGCTCGAGGCCGCGCACCTGGTCGACTACCACCTGCGCGGCCGCGGCCACGAGCGCGTCGTCGGCGACGAGCTGTTCGTGCCCGGTCGGCTGACCGCGACGGCCCGGCGGCTGCGCGCGCTCGATCAGCGCACGGTGCTCGGCGTCGGCGCGCCGCTCGCGGCCGCGGGCCGGGCGACGCCGGCCGCGCTCGCGGGCGCGCTGGTGACCGCGTACCGCGCCGGCGCGGTGTTCCTGGACACCCACGTGCTCGGGCGCGCGCTCGACGAGCTGCGCGTCGCCGCGGGCGGGCCGGTCCAGCCGCAGGTCGCCGCCGGTGCGCCGCGGCGCTGGCCCCGGGCCGAGGTCGAGCGCGCGGTCGCCGCGGTCGCGGCCCTGATCGCGCGGCACCCGACCGACGGGCGGCGCTGGCGACCGCACCGCGACCCGGCGGCGATCGTCGCCGGCGCGCTGGCGGCGTGGCGGGCCGGGCACCCGGCCCCGATCGCGCAGGCCACCGGCACGTCGATCGCGCTGATCGATCCGCGCCTGGCCTGGTTCTACGGCAACCGCACCCGCCACGTCGGTGCGCCAGCGCCCGGGACCGGTTGA
- a CDS encoding glucose 1-dehydrogenase, producing MARFRLDGEVALVTGGARGLGRAIAEALAEAGATVAVTSRDRAAAEAAAGELARAHGRAAIGVALDVTDADQVAAVIAEVAAAAGRLDVLVNNAGTTRRGALTALTAADWDAVLDTNLRGAWLGARAAAPAMRAGGGGRIVNVASMFAHVGLPARSPYVASKGGLAALTRALAVELAPDQIRVNALCPGPFQTAMADAAARADLLAAIPLGRWGQPPELGPAALFLASAASSFVTGTTLTVDGGYTAR from the coding sequence CTGGCGCGGTTCCGGCTCGACGGCGAGGTCGCGCTGGTCACCGGCGGCGCGCGCGGGCTGGGCCGCGCGATCGCCGAGGCGCTGGCCGAGGCCGGCGCGACCGTCGCGGTGACCAGCCGCGATCGGGCCGCGGCCGAGGCCGCCGCGGGCGAGCTGGCCCGGGCCCACGGGCGCGCGGCCATCGGCGTCGCGCTCGACGTGACCGACGCCGATCAGGTCGCCGCGGTGATCGCCGAGGTCGCGGCCGCGGCCGGGCGGCTCGACGTGCTCGTCAACAACGCCGGCACCACGCGCCGCGGCGCGCTGACCGCGCTGACCGCGGCCGACTGGGACGCGGTGCTCGACACCAACCTGCGCGGCGCGTGGCTGGGCGCGCGCGCGGCCGCGCCGGCGATGCGCGCCGGCGGCGGCGGGCGCATCGTCAACGTCGCGTCGATGTTCGCCCACGTCGGCCTGCCGGCGCGCTCGCCCTACGTCGCGTCGAAGGGCGGGCTCGCGGCGCTGACCCGCGCGCTCGCGGTCGAGCTCGCGCCCGACCAGATCCGGGTCAACGCGCTGTGCCCGGGGCCGTTCCAGACCGCGATGGCCGACGCCGCGGCCCGGGCCGACCTGCTCGCGGCGATCCCGCTCGGGCGCTGGGGCCAGCCGCCGGAGCTGGGGCCCGCGGCGCTGTTCCTGGCGTCGGCGGCGTCGAGCTTCGTCACCGGCACGACCCTGACGGTCGACGGCGGCTACACCGCGCGATGA
- the ppk2 gene encoding polyphosphate kinase 2, translating to MSSKPEPTPSSVTLAPRPADDGDTLAALTAAAAADDAVARGLERSQTGRALTLRDALVGHARGDRDGDVIASVRALLEGASPDERKALKKLLWAPSDDGPGDTNPDRELSRRWRDGGYPYKNLMSRKAYEQQKYYLQVELLKLQAWVKQTGERVVILFEGRDAAGKGGAIKRFMEHLNPRGARVVALEKPSDAERGQWYFQRYVEHLPTAGEIVLFDRSWYNRAGVEHVMGFCSDAEYDEFLRQTPEFERQLVRSGIRLFKFWFSVSRAEQRRRFKERKMHPLKQWKLSPIDLASLDKWREYTEAKEAIFLHTDTSDAPWMVIKSDCKKRARLNALRFVLQRFRYDNRDTGNIGSLDPLIVGRPGLASTFDDQLAIGTDRQD from the coding sequence ATGTCGTCGAAGCCTGAGCCCACCCCCTCGTCCGTCACCCTGGCGCCGCGGCCTGCCGACGACGGCGACACCCTCGCCGCGCTGACCGCGGCCGCGGCGGCCGACGACGCCGTCGCGCGCGGCCTCGAGCGCTCGCAGACCGGGCGGGCGCTGACCTTGCGCGACGCGCTGGTCGGGCACGCCCGCGGCGACCGCGACGGCGACGTCATCGCGAGCGTGCGCGCGCTGCTCGAGGGCGCGTCGCCCGACGAGCGCAAGGCGCTCAAGAAGCTCCTGTGGGCGCCGTCCGACGACGGGCCCGGCGACACCAACCCCGACCGCGAGCTGTCGCGGCGGTGGCGCGACGGCGGCTATCCGTACAAGAACCTGATGTCGCGGAAGGCCTACGAGCAGCAGAAGTACTACCTGCAGGTCGAGCTGCTCAAGCTGCAGGCGTGGGTCAAGCAGACCGGGGAGCGGGTGGTGATCCTGTTCGAGGGCCGCGACGCCGCCGGCAAGGGCGGCGCGATCAAGCGCTTCATGGAGCACCTGAACCCGCGCGGCGCGCGCGTGGTCGCGCTCGAGAAGCCCTCGGACGCCGAGCGCGGCCAGTGGTACTTCCAGCGCTACGTCGAGCACCTGCCGACGGCCGGCGAGATCGTGCTGTTCGATCGCAGCTGGTACAACCGCGCGGGCGTCGAGCACGTCATGGGCTTCTGCAGCGACGCCGAGTACGACGAGTTCCTGCGCCAGACGCCGGAGTTCGAGCGGCAGCTGGTGCGCAGCGGCATCCGCCTGTTCAAGTTCTGGTTCTCGGTCAGCCGCGCCGAGCAGCGCCGGCGCTTCAAGGAGCGGAAGATGCACCCGCTCAAGCAGTGGAAGCTGAGCCCGATCGATCTGGCCTCGCTCGACAAGTGGCGCGAGTACACCGAGGCCAAGGAGGCCATCTTCCTGCACACCGACACCTCGGACGCGCCGTGGATGGTGATCAAGAGCGACTGCAAGAAGCGCGCGCGCCTCAACGCGCTGCGGTTCGTGCTGCAGCGGTTCCGCTACGACAACCGCGACACCGGCAACATCGGCTCGCTCGATCCGCTGATCGTCGGTCGGCCCGGTCTGGCGTCGACGTTCGATGATCAGCTGGCGATCGGCACCGATCGTCAGGACTGA
- a CDS encoding PrsW family intramembrane metalloprotease, giving the protein MGIPPIYVAAAGALPALFAMWYFDRLDRKRPEPASVRRLVALFGGLSVIPVLIFDGVLMGAMGDHRPPESSYGGALFTSFIVAALIEETMKVCVVYAVAWDRRSYDERLDAVVYGARAGLGFALVENVFYLLGQVELKGLIVTWILRAVLAVPGHALWTTIACSGATRRRFDQRGLGALGGLALAVFLHGSYDAALFLGQPLTLDGKEHIAYALLAVPVLVMVASWWIVKRYARIALKLDDEDAAKKLGGVQQPAAPPQGYAPPQGYPPPQPGYAPQPGYAPTGHPPQGYPPPQGYPPPQGYPPPQGYPPRAPYGYPPGYPWAGGWPRQHPYAPPQAPPGPPGPPVPPDGKPR; this is encoded by the coding sequence GTGGGGATTCCACCGATCTACGTCGCGGCCGCGGGGGCGCTGCCGGCGCTGTTCGCGATGTGGTACTTCGACCGCCTCGACCGCAAGCGGCCCGAGCCGGCGAGCGTCCGGCGCCTGGTCGCGCTGTTCGGCGGCCTGTCGGTGATCCCGGTGCTGATCTTCGACGGCGTGCTCATGGGCGCCATGGGCGACCACCGCCCGCCCGAGTCGAGCTACGGCGGCGCGCTGTTCACGTCGTTCATCGTCGCCGCGCTGATCGAGGAGACCATGAAGGTGTGCGTGGTCTACGCCGTCGCGTGGGACCGCCGCTCCTACGACGAGCGCCTCGACGCGGTGGTCTACGGCGCCCGGGCCGGGCTGGGCTTCGCGCTGGTCGAGAACGTCTTCTACCTGCTCGGGCAGGTCGAGCTGAAGGGCCTGATCGTCACGTGGATCTTGCGCGCGGTGCTGGCGGTGCCGGGCCACGCGCTGTGGACCACGATCGCCTGCTCGGGCGCGACCCGCCGACGGTTCGACCAGCGCGGGCTCGGCGCGCTCGGCGGCCTGGCGCTCGCGGTGTTCTTGCACGGCAGCTACGACGCGGCGCTGTTCCTCGGTCAGCCGCTGACGCTCGACGGCAAGGAGCACATCGCCTACGCGCTGCTCGCCGTGCCGGTGCTGGTGATGGTCGCGTCGTGGTGGATCGTCAAGCGCTACGCACGCATCGCGCTCAAGCTCGATGACGAGGACGCCGCCAAGAAGCTCGGCGGGGTCCAGCAGCCGGCTGCGCCGCCGCAGGGCTACGCACCGCCGCAGGGCTATCCGCCGCCGCAGCCGGGCTACGCGCCGCAGCCGGGCTACGCGCCGACGGGCCATCCGCCGCAGGGCTATCCGCCGCCGCAGGGCTATCCGCCGCCGCAGGGCTATCCGCCGCCGCAGGGCTATCCGCCGCGTGCGCCGTACGGGTATCCCCCTGGCTATCCCTGGGCCGGGGGCTGGCCGCGCCAGCACCCATACGCGCCGCCGCAGGCGCCGCCGGGTCCGCCCGGTCCGCCGGTTCCGCCCGACGGCAAGCCCCGCTGA
- the nudC gene encoding NAD(+) diphosphatase — protein MPFTPAVSSAATTGRLFVIAGAGLCVVTDPQVAVPIGPPDGALHLGDLDGAACFARLVEDGGPPPGTEVMPLRQLFGVLTDDEFAVAGRALGLTAWDRDHRHCGRCGAATARSDRERVRTCGACGLAAYPRLSPAVIVLVERDGRCLLARNARTRMPFFSTLAGFVEVGETLEECVAREIHEEAGLELTDVRYFGSQPWPFTGSLMVGFTARWASGEIVEDPTEIADAGWFAPDALPVVPPPLSIARALIDDFVRRHGGRLISLAEGHRAPVSW, from the coding sequence GTGCCGTTCACGCCCGCTGTCTCCTCCGCCGCGACCACAGGTCGCCTGTTCGTGATCGCCGGGGCCGGGCTGTGCGTGGTCACCGACCCGCAGGTCGCGGTGCCGATCGGCCCGCCCGACGGCGCGCTGCACCTCGGCGACCTCGACGGCGCGGCGTGCTTCGCGCGGCTCGTCGAGGACGGCGGGCCGCCGCCCGGGACCGAGGTGATGCCGCTGCGGCAGCTGTTCGGGGTCCTGACCGACGACGAGTTCGCGGTCGCCGGCCGGGCCCTGGGCCTGACCGCGTGGGATCGCGATCACCGTCACTGCGGCCGGTGCGGCGCCGCGACCGCGCGCTCGGACCGCGAGCGCGTGCGCACCTGCGGCGCCTGCGGGCTGGCGGCGTACCCGCGGCTGTCGCCCGCGGTGATCGTGCTGGTCGAGCGCGACGGCCGGTGCCTGCTGGCCCGCAACGCCCGCACCCGGATGCCGTTCTTCTCGACGCTGGCCGGCTTCGTCGAGGTCGGCGAGACGCTCGAGGAGTGCGTCGCCCGGGAGATCCACGAGGAGGCCGGGCTCGAGCTGACCGACGTCCGCTACTTCGGCAGCCAGCCGTGGCCGTTCACCGGGTCGCTGATGGTCGGCTTCACCGCGCGCTGGGCCAGCGGCGAGATCGTCGAGGATCCGACCGAGATCGCCGACGCCGGCTGGTTCGCGCCCGACGCGCTGCCGGTGGTGCCGCCGCCGCTGTCGATCGCCCGGGCGCTGATCGATGACTTCGTGCGTCGCCACGGCGGGCGGCTGATCTCGCTCGCCGAGGGTCACCGCGCACCGGTCTCGTGGTGA